Part of the Bradyrhizobium sp. AZCC 1721 genome, ACATCGCCGGCCTTCAAATCAGGCGAGGCGCCGTCGGTGCCCATCCAGATCACGTCGCCCGGCGACAGCGTGAAATATTTGGAGAGTTCGACGAGGAACGGCACGATGCCGAAGATCATGTCGTTGGTGCGGAAGCGGCCGGTTTCAAGGCCGTTGACCCGGATCACCGTTTCCATCCTGTCGAGGTCGGGGTCGGTCTCGATCCACGGGCCCATCGGCTTGAAGGTGTCGGCGTTCTTGGAGCGCCACAGGCTGCGGTCGGCCTTCTGCCAGGTGCGCTCGCTGACGTCGTTGCCGATCGTGTAGCCGAACACGCAATCCATCGCGTTGGCCTCGGTGAGGTGTTTTGCCTTCTTGCCGATGACGACCACCAACTCGCCCTCGTAATGAATCTTCTCGGTCGCGCTCGCCGGGATCACCACATCCTCATTATGGGCGATCAGCGCGTTCTGCGCGCGATAGCCGATCTCGGGCCGGTCGGGTACGTTCGGCGCCGTGCCGGCCTTGTCGGCGGCTTCCTTGAGGTGTTTGAGATAATTCAGCCCGACGCAATAGAAGGTGCGCGGGATCAGCGGCAGCTCGATCTTGACGTCCTTCAGCGCATGCGACTGCGTTCCGCGCTGCCATTCGCCGAACGGATCGCCATCGACGGCGATCACGCGCTCGCCCTCGACAATGCCCCAGGATGTCTTGCCGGCGGCGGTGAATTTGAGCCAACGCATAATGTGTCCTCTTGTTATTCGGCGGCGGCCTGCGGCCGGGTTTTCCAGGCGCCGGCGGCAGGCCGCTTCAAGCCGAGATTGTCGCGCAGGGTCTTGCCGGCATAGTCCTTGTGAAACAGGCCGCGGCGCTGCAATTCCGGCACCACATGCTTGACGAAGTCGGCGTAGGAGCCTGGCACGATAGTGGCCGCGATGACAAAGCCGTCGCAGCCGCGCTCGACGAACATCTCTTCGAGTTTGTCCGCGATCTCCTTGGGGCCGCCGACGATCGCGTCCTGCACCTGGCCGCGGCCGGAGAAGGTGACGAAGTCGCGCGCGCTGGGATTGCTCCTGCCTGATGCCTTCAGCACGCCGTCGCGAATGCCGAGGATGCCCTGCATGCTCTTGAGCTCTTCCGTGGTCAGCGGCGCATCGAGCGGCTTGGCGGCGAAGTCGAAGTTCAGCGCTTCCGCCAGCAGCGACAGTGCATCGATTTCCAGCGGCAGCTTGTTGATGACGGCCATCTTGTCCTCAGCCTCGGCCTTGGTCGCGCCGCAGACGGGGGTGGTGAGGTTGCAGAGAAACATCTGGTCGGGATCGCGGCCAGATTTCGCCGCTTCGTTGCGGACGGCCGCATAGCCTTCCTTGGCGGCGGCCACGTTGCGCGCGGCGGTGAAGATCACTTCGCCCCATCGCCCGGCAAAGCGCTGGCCGCGACCGGACGCGCCGGCCTGGATGATGACGGGATGGCCCTGCTCCGAGCGGGGCACGGTGAACGGCCCGCGCGACTTGAAGAATTGTCCCTTGTGGTCGAGCCGCTTCACCTTGGCCGGATCGGCGAAGCGGCCGCTCTTCTTGTCCATGATCAAGGAGCCGTCTTCCCAAGTGTCCCAATGGCCGAGCACGACTTCCATGAACTCGTCGGCACGATCGTAGCGGAAATCATGTTCGAGATGGGCGTCCTTGCCCATGTTGTGGGCCTCGCCGTCATTGAGCGAGGTAACGACGTTCCAGCCCGCGCGTCCCCCCGACATCAGGTCGAGGGTAGCGAAGCGGCGGGCGACGTCGAACGGCTCGTAATAGGTGGTCGAGCAGGTCGACCCCAGGCCGAGCTTCGTCGTGACCATGCCCATCGTGGTCAGCACGATCAGCGGGTCCATCTTCACGCAGCGGATGCCGTATTCGACGGTGTGGGCATGATCGTTGCCGTAGCGGTCGGGCATCGCCAGGCGGTCGTCGAAGAATGCCATGTGAAATTTGCCGGCTTCGAGGATCCGGGCGATCTCCTGGTAGTAGTCGGCCGACATCGAATCGTCGCGCGATTCCGGGTGCCGCCATGAACTCGGCAGGTTGGTGCAGTTCTGCGCCTGCAAAAATCCCACCAGCGCCATTTGCCGTGTCATGCCGTTCTCCTTGTGCGGACTGGTTTGGATTTCATTTCAGGTCGAGCTTAGCGATGAGCTTGTAGTCGGTAGCGAGTGCCTTCAATTTTTCCCAGGTGGCGTCCTCGACCTCGATACCGTCGCGCCTGCGCTGCTGCTCGCGGATATGTTCGATCTCGCCGGGATAGAACACGCCGGGCGAGCCTTCCGACGGCGGCGTCGATTTGAGATAACGCGCGAACTCGCCGACCTCCTTCTCGAAATCCTTCAGGGGACGGAAGGCCGCAACGTTAAACACCGCCATGAAACATCCGTCGTTGTGCCGGCCGGTCGGCTCGACGCCAAAACCGAGGCCGGTGAGCAGGCCACAGAGCACTTCCACCATCGCCGCCAGCCCACTTCCCTTGTAGCCTTCGCTGCCGCCGAGCGGCAGCAGCGCGCCGCCCTTGCGATACTGGGTGGGGTCGGTGGTGTGCCGTCCGTCGGCGTCGATGATCCAGCCTTGCGGAATCCGTTCGCCGCGCGCGACCGACAGTGCGATCTTGCCGGCCGCCACCGCCGAGGTGGCCATGTCAAGATAGAACGGCGCCTCAAGATCCGACGGCACCGCAATCGAGATCGGGTTGGTGCCGAGCCTTGCCTCGCGGCCGCCGAACGGCGCGACATGTTTCGGCGAGCGGCCGGAATCCGCGGCGGCAATCCCGATCATGCCGGCCCGCATCGCCATCAGCGGGTAGGCGGCGAGACGCCCGACGTGGCTTTGCCGGAACACCGTGCAGGCGGCGACATTGGCGGTCTTCGCCTTCTCGATCGTCAGGGCCATCGCCTTGGCGTTGACATGAAAGCCGAACCCCCAATGGCCGTCGATCACGGTCGTGGTCGGCGATTCCTGGACGATCGTCCATTTGGCGCCGGGCACGATATGGCCGGCCTTGATGCGGTCGATGTAGGTCGGGATCGCGATCACCCCGTGCGAGTCGTGGCCGGCGAGATTGGCGTTGACGCAGCCGACAGCGACCGCACTGGCTTCCTCTTCAGTTGCACCGGCAGCCCTAAGCAGAGCCGCGCCGATTCGCGTGAGACGGTCGGCCTGGACCATCGGCATGGGAGTTTCCTCACCTTGAGCGCCCGCGCGAACCGCGGGTCGTGCTTGGTACCGGCATGCTCTCAAAGCGCCCGCGCCAGGGCAAGCGTGGAAATATCCTGTTAGCCATGCCGTCAGCACGGCCCTCACGTATCTGGATTTTCATCCTGCAAAATTCGAAAATTGCTTGCAGCCGGTCCCGCATCCCGGCCGGCGCGCGCCAGCGGTATGGCTGACAAATCGTGAATGGGCCGTAGTTCTCCGGAGCAGCGTCGTTCGCCGTTGGTCTGACATTTACTCTGAATCGCAACTCGCGGCCGCCAATAACGAGCGTGTAGGCCTGTTGCACGCATAAAATCCGCAAGGGGCAGCCCGGCGCTGCCGGCAGGGAGCTTGGGGACGGTGACGACCGACATCGCGCGAACACTCGCGGCGTTGAATGCGACCAACGAAGCGATTCTGTACGCCAAATCGCCCGAAGAACTATATGCGAAGGTCTGCGAAGCCGCGTTCTCGGTCGGCGACTTCCTGGCGGTCTCGGTCTTCCTGCTGGAGAGGGAAACCAATCTCCTGCGCTTCGCCGCCGGCTGCGGCGATGACGTGCCCCGCCTTCGCAGCATCGACATTTCGATCGTGGCTGGTACGCCCGAGGGTAACGGGGTTGCCGGGCCCGCCTTCCGTGACCGGCGCGCATGCGTCAGCAATGATTTCCTGAACGACCAGCGTTCTCTGGCCTGGCGCGAGGGCGCCAAGGCCAACCAGGTGGGCGCGGCGGCGGCGCTGCCGCTGATCTGCAATGGCCAGAGCGTCGGCGTGCTGCTGGTCTCGCGGCGCGAGGCGCACTCGATCGACGCGCAGCTCGTATCGATGCTGGAGCGCGTCTCGGCAAACATTTCGTTTGCGCTCGATAATTTCGACCACGAGGCCGCACGAAAGAACGGCGAGCGTGCGATGCGGCGGTTGAACCGGATGTTCGGCGCCATCAGCGCGACCAACGAAGCCATTCTTCGCGCCAAGACCGAACAAGATCTCTATCAGCGTGTTTGCGACGCCGCGGTATACAGCGGCAAATCCGCGGCCACAGTGGTCCTGCTCGCAGAGCCGGACTCGATCTGGCTGAAGCCGGCCGCCGGGACGGGCGCAATCGTCGAACAGATCATGCGAGCGCCGTTCTCGATCGACGCGGGCAACCCGTACGGAACGGGCGTCTGCGGCAAGGCATTCCGGACACAGCAGCCGGCCGTCAACAACGACATCCTCAATTCGACACAGGGGCAGCCTTGGCATCAGGCCACCCGCGAGACGGGCGTTATCGCCTGCGTCGCCGCTCCCTTGATTAAGGCGGATGAGAGTATCGGCGTGCTGCTGTTCTTCGTCGGAAAGCTGTGGGCGGAGGATGAAGAGATCGTCGCGCTGATGGCGCGGATTGCGGAAAACGTCTCCTTCGCGCTGGAAAACTTCGAGCGCGCCAGCGAGAAGGCGCGGGCCGACGCCCAGAAGCAACGTCTGGCGCGCATGCTGGCGGCGCTCAGCGCCACCAACGAAGCGATCGTCCGCGCGACGTCGCGGGCCGAGCTGTTCGAACTGGTGTGCGAAGCTGCCGCAAACGGCGGACGGTTCAACTCGACCAGTATCCTGTTGGCCCGCCCCGACAGCCACGAT contains:
- a CDS encoding fumarylacetoacetate hydrolase family protein, which translates into the protein MRWLKFTAAGKTSWGIVEGERVIAVDGDPFGEWQRGTQSHALKDVKIELPLIPRTFYCVGLNYLKHLKEAADKAGTAPNVPDRPEIGYRAQNALIAHNEDVVIPASATEKIHYEGELVVVIGKKAKHLTEANAMDCVFGYTIGNDVSERTWQKADRSLWRSKNADTFKPMGPWIETDPDLDRMETVIRVNGLETGRFRTNDMIFGIVPFLVELSKYFTLSPGDVIWMGTDGASPDLKAGDVVEIDITGIGTLRNRFVKEKV
- a CDS encoding LLM class flavin-dependent oxidoreductase; amino-acid sequence: MTRQMALVGFLQAQNCTNLPSSWRHPESRDDSMSADYYQEIARILEAGKFHMAFFDDRLAMPDRYGNDHAHTVEYGIRCVKMDPLIVLTTMGMVTTKLGLGSTCSTTYYEPFDVARRFATLDLMSGGRAGWNVVTSLNDGEAHNMGKDAHLEHDFRYDRADEFMEVVLGHWDTWEDGSLIMDKKSGRFADPAKVKRLDHKGQFFKSRGPFTVPRSEQGHPVIIQAGASGRGQRFAGRWGEVIFTAARNVAAAKEGYAAVRNEAAKSGRDPDQMFLCNLTTPVCGATKAEAEDKMAVINKLPLEIDALSLLAEALNFDFAAKPLDAPLTTEELKSMQGILGIRDGVLKASGRSNPSARDFVTFSGRGQVQDAIVGGPKEIADKLEEMFVERGCDGFVIAATIVPGSYADFVKHVVPELQRRGLFHKDYAGKTLRDNLGLKRPAAGAWKTRPQAAAE
- a CDS encoding Ldh family oxidoreductase, which gives rise to MPMVQADRLTRIGAALLRAAGATEEEASAVAVGCVNANLAGHDSHGVIAIPTYIDRIKAGHIVPGAKWTIVQESPTTTVIDGHWGFGFHVNAKAMALTIEKAKTANVAACTVFRQSHVGRLAAYPLMAMRAGMIGIAAADSGRSPKHVAPFGGREARLGTNPISIAVPSDLEAPFYLDMATSAVAAGKIALSVARGERIPQGWIIDADGRHTTDPTQYRKGGALLPLGGSEGYKGSGLAAMVEVLCGLLTGLGFGVEPTGRHNDGCFMAVFNVAAFRPLKDFEKEVGEFARYLKSTPPSEGSPGVFYPGEIEHIREQQRRRDGIEVEDATWEKLKALATDYKLIAKLDLK